A single Garra rufa chromosome 9, GarRuf1.0, whole genome shotgun sequence DNA region contains:
- the LOC141342825 gene encoding gamma-aminobutyric acid receptor-associated protein-like 1 produces the protein MSSQYQRSVPLEVRRAEGERVRAKHPDKIPIIVERAARSRAPELDKKKYLVPSDLTVGQLCFLIRQRVSMRPEEALFFFVKNSLPPSSSPLSAVYEEHHEEDLFLYMTYSNESVYGA, from the exons ATGTCTAGCCAGTATCAGCGAAGTGTTCCCCTGGAGGTCAGGAGAGCTGAAGGGGAGAGAGTCCGCGCCAAACATCCGGATAAAATCCCG ATAATTGTGGAGAGAGCTGCAAGGTCACGAGCTCCTGAGCTGGACAAAAAGAAATACCTTGTTCCTTCAGACCTCACAG TCGGTCAGCTGTGCTTCCTGATCAGACAGCGGGTGTCTATGAGACCAGAAGAAGCGCTCTTCTTTTTCGTTAAAAATTCCCTCCCACCATCCAGTTCCCCCCTGTCTGCGGTGTATGAG GAACACCATGAGGAAGACCTGTTCCTGTACATGACATACAGTAATGAAAGTGTTTATGGTGCTTGA
- the LOC141342341 gene encoding C-type lectin domain family 4 member C isoform X1: MANTKEVEVELEEIATVEENKEKEDQGKEEAKEERVYEGNIYSTLTSASEHEYGVPSSTRSYTVNKDTSPDIQRKLRVYRIVSLVLFVICVLLLIVILVLFTKLTGTQPCQEVEQTAKSPPKQECDFTKCQELYQEHYQQPLRMCVECGKGWLRFENTCYFLSHNRLMWQQSREECQRMGGDLAVITNERVQMYLSKKKGNLHYWIGLSHVAMNRTNEWMWINNTALTVRYWGDLSFPGECAILAGNEPPERSWRPSTCSLYLQYICQKM, from the exons ATGGCAAACACTAAAGAAGTAGAAGTGGAGTTGGAGGAGATTGCAACGGTTGAGGAGAATAAGGAGAAAGAAGATCAAGGGAAAGAGGAGGCGAAAG AAGAGCGTGTATATGAAGGGAATATTTATTCCACTCTCACCAGTGCGTCTGAGCATGAATATGGTGTTCCCTCTTCAACTCGCTCTTACACGGTCAATAAAG ATACATCACCAGATATTCAACGGAAGCTACGCGTTTACCGCATCGTTTCGCTGGTTCTTTTTGTCATCTGCGTCCTGTTGCTGATTGTGATTCTTGTGCTGTTTACTAAGT TGACTGGGACGCAGCCATGTCAGGAAGTCGAGCAGACTGCCAAATCTCCACCGAAACAGGAATGTGACTTTACGAAATGCCAAGAGCTTTACCAAGAGCATTACCAACAGCCTT TGCGCATGTGCGTAGAATGTGGCAAAGGCTGGCTGAGGTTTGAGAATACTTGTTACTTCCTGTCTCATAATCGCCTCATGTGGCAGCAGAGCAGGGAGGAATGCCAGAGAATGGGAGGAGATCTTGCAGTCATTACTAATGAACGTGTGCAG ATGTATCTGAGTAAGAAAAAAGGGAATTTGCACTACTGGATTGGGCTAAGTCACGTGGCAATGAATAGGACAAATGAATGGATGTGGATTAACAACACTGCACTGACAGTGAG ATATTGGGGAGATCTTTCCTTTCCTGGAGAGTGTGCCATCCTGGCTGGAAATGAACCACCTGAACGTAGCTGGCGCCCATCAACCTGCTCTTTATACTTACAGTACATTTGTCAGAAGATGTAG
- the LOC141342341 gene encoding CD209 antigen-like protein C isoform X2: protein MYVKLCNFGNFTDGKFKPKQLEPDSDTSPDIQRKLRVYRIVSLVLFVICVLLLIVILVLFTKLTGTQPCQEVEQTAKSPPKQECDFTKCQELYQEHYQQPLRMCVECGKGWLRFENTCYFLSHNRLMWQQSREECQRMGGDLAVITNERVQMYLSKKKGNLHYWIGLSHVAMNRTNEWMWINNTALTVRYWGDLSFPGECAILAGNEPPERSWRPSTCSLYLQYICQKM, encoded by the exons ATGTACGTAAAACTGTGCAATTTCGGCAATTTCACAGACGGCAAGTTTAAACCAAAACAGCTGGAGCCGGATTCAG ATACATCACCAGATATTCAACGGAAGCTACGCGTTTACCGCATCGTTTCGCTGGTTCTTTTTGTCATCTGCGTCCTGTTGCTGATTGTGATTCTTGTGCTGTTTACTAAGT TGACTGGGACGCAGCCATGTCAGGAAGTCGAGCAGACTGCCAAATCTCCACCGAAACAGGAATGTGACTTTACGAAATGCCAAGAGCTTTACCAAGAGCATTACCAACAGCCTT TGCGCATGTGCGTAGAATGTGGCAAAGGCTGGCTGAGGTTTGAGAATACTTGTTACTTCCTGTCTCATAATCGCCTCATGTGGCAGCAGAGCAGGGAGGAATGCCAGAGAATGGGAGGAGATCTTGCAGTCATTACTAATGAACGTGTGCAG ATGTATCTGAGTAAGAAAAAAGGGAATTTGCACTACTGGATTGGGCTAAGTCACGTGGCAATGAATAGGACAAATGAATGGATGTGGATTAACAACACTGCACTGACAGTGAG ATATTGGGGAGATCTTTCCTTTCCTGGAGAGTGTGCCATCCTGGCTGGAAATGAACCACCTGAACGTAGCTGGCGCCCATCAACCTGCTCTTTATACTTACAGTACATTTGTCAGAAGATGTAG
- the trpv6 gene encoding transient receptor potential cation channel subfamily V member 6 encodes MSPAISRTAAGEINHWCSQLKFRLQHRKGWNEMLDETFLMQNKKVNDIPLFSATKENNAACIKKLLDCSSTNIFERGELGETALHVAVMSDNLDAAMALMDGAPELINEPMTSELYQGLTALHIAAVNQNVNLVQELIKRGGDVATPRVTGMYFRKRRGGLLYFGEHILAFASCVGNEEIITMLIKAGANIRAQDSLGNTILHLLILQPNKTTACQVFDLLMTHDADLDPAIPLDMVPNYRGLTPFKLAAKEGNLVAFQHLVNRRRIIQWSLGPLSSNLYDLTEIDSREDDLSVLEIIVSSQKKEARRILELTPVRQLVRLKWNLYGRHYFRILMLVYLLYISIFTLCCINRPLEDLPENFTKASNDHTIKVQKSFKESYQTNKDHLRLIGEIVSVLGAIAILLIEIPSILKVGAKRYFGQSALGGPFHVTLISYACLVVVLCVLRTTGIACEVVPMSWALLLGWSNLMYFGRGFEMLGPYVIVIQKTIFGDLTKFMWLSIILLIGSSAALWVYYMTQESLALPPYRTFPITVFSQFELSIGLIDLPVDHTFYTHPVVHSVHICFSVLSYVLLFNLLIAMMSDTQWRVTQERDELWRIQVVATTLMLERRLPFRLWPRLGVCGLAFGLGERWYLRVEDRNDPLVQKMRRYITAFSKDGEPTKEETGKLDPANDPQQANFIVKSKPRGQRRPIKCWQLIRQSIEGEKEESVDSTDNNYI; translated from the exons ATGTCACCAGCCATCTCCAGAACTGCTGCAGGCGAGATAAACCATTGGTGCAGTCAACTGAAGTTCCGCCTTCAGCATAGAAAAGGATGGAATGAAATGTTGGACGAGACCTTCCTCATGCAGaacaaaaa AGTAAATGACATCCCCCTGTTTTCCGCCACTAAGGAGAATAATGCAGCCTGTATAAAGAAACTGCTTGACTGTTCATCGACAAACATCTTTGAAAGAG GTGAACTTGGAGAAACAGCTCTGCACGTTGCTGTGATGAGTGATAATCTTGATGCGGCTATGGCGCTAATGGATGGAGCGCCGGAGCTCATCAACGAGCCCATGACATCTGAACTCTACCAAG GTTTAACAGCCCTTCACATTGCCGCAGTTAACCAGAATGTTAACTTAGTTCAGGAGTTGATAAAAAGAGGAGGTGATGTGGCGACCCCCAGAGTCACAGGCATGTACTTTCGCAAAAGAAGAGGAGGACTTCTGTACTTTG GTGAGCACATCCTGGCATTTGCGAGCTGTGTGGGTAATGAAGAAATTATAACCATGCTGATAAAAGCCGGAGCTAATATCCGGGCCCAGGATTCCCTGG GTAATACCATCCTTCATCTGTTGATTCTACAGCCCAATAAAACAACAGCATGTCAAGTTTTTGATCTGCTGATGACACATGATGCAGATCTGGACCCTGCGATCCCCCTAGACATGGTCCCAAACTACAGAGGCCTCACACCGTTCAAACTCGCTGCAAAGGAGGGCAATCTTGTG GCCTTCCAGCACTTGGTTAACCGCAGGCGGATTATTCAGTGGAGTCTGGGACCATTGTCTTCCAATCTTTATGACCTCACTGAGATCGACTCAAGGGAAGATGACCTCTCAGTGCTTGAGATCATTGTCAGCAGTCAAAAAAAAGAG GCCAGAAGGATTCTTGAGTTGACTCCAGTTCGACAGCTCGTCAGACTGAAGTGGAATCTGTATGGGAGACATTACTTCAG GATATTGATGCTGGTGTATCTGCTGTATATCAGCATATTCACTTTGTGTTGTATAAACCGCCCCCTGGAGGACCTTCCTGAGAATTTCACCAAAGCGAGCAACGACCATACCATAAAAGTGCAGAAAAGCTTTAAG GAGAGCTATCAGACCAATAAAGATCACCTGCGTTTAATTGGAGAAATTGTTAGTGTCTTAGGAGCCATTGCAATTCTGCTAATTGAG ATTCCAAGTATTTTGAAAGTGGGGGCAAAACGCTATTTTGGACAGTCTGCCCTTGGAGGACCCTTCCATGTCACTTT AATTAGCTACGCGTGTCTGGTTGTGGTTTTGTGTGTGCTGCGGACCACTGGAATAGCGTGTGAGGTTGTGCCAATGTCTTGGGCTTTGCTTCTTGGCTGGTCCAATCTCATGTACTTCGGCCGAGGTTTCGAGATGCTGGGACCCTATGTTATTGTGATTCAGAAG ACGATATTTGGTGACTTGACAAAGTTCATGTGGTTGTCCATTATCTTGCTCATTGGATCCTCTGCCG CTTTGTGGGTCTATTACATGACTCAAGAATCTTTAGCTTTACCGCCATACCGCACATTCCCCATCACCGTCTTCTCTCAGTTTGAGCTGAGCATCGGTTTGATAGACTTGCCAGTGGACCATACGTTCTACACCCATCCAGTCGTTCACTCTGTGCACATCTGCTTCAGTGTGCTCTCTTACGTCCTTCTCTTCAACCTCCTGATTGCCATGATGAGCGACACGCAGTGGAGGGTCACCCAGGAACGTGACGAACTCTGGAGGATCCAG GTGGTGGCCACTACTCTGATGCTCGAACGGAGGTTACCGTTTCGCCTGTGGCCTAGACTGGGCGTCTGTGGGTTGGCATTTGGCCTTGGAGAACGCTGGTACCTCCG AGTGGAGGATCGCAATGACCCATTGGTGCAAAAGATGAGACGCTACATTACCGCATTTTCAAAGGATGGAGAACCAACTAAGGAGGAAACAGGCAAGCTTGACCCTGCAAATGATCCACAGCAAGCCAATTTTATTGTGAAAAGCAAGCCTAGAGGCCAGAGGAGACCGATAAAATGCTGGCAGCTCATTCGGCAGAGTATAGAAGGGGAAAAGGAAGAAAGTGTGGATTCCACAGATAACAATTATATCTAA